One genomic segment of Bombina bombina isolate aBomBom1 chromosome 4, aBomBom1.pri, whole genome shotgun sequence includes these proteins:
- the LOC128657732 gene encoding vesicular inhibitory amino acid transporter-like, which translates to MGRGIFVLGLPYAVLQSGFCGILLIILSAVICCYTGKILISCLYEENKDGHRIRVRNSYQDIAKACCQNMFTIAAGTLVSVTQLFELIMTCILYLLVSGNLLSNTFPSLPLSEKSWSTIVFVLLLPCVLIKNLKIVSKFSLLCSLTHFAIILIIITYCLTQIQTWSLDQFKIPIHFENFSVSVGVIIFSYTSQIFLPSIEGNMINKTDFDSMLTWTHVLACILKTLFSLAAFLTWGGYTKEVICDNLPTYLEILVNLCLLTKALLSYPLPFYAALETIYTSIFNVSCLEKKSALFDMLLRTVLLVLTFILAIYIPHFVLLMGLTGSVTGSVMALILPALFHLKLKQDKLTVFQKSVDIIIIFFGFICGIMGIVCFIKRLFKVFQRN; encoded by the coding sequence GTCTTGGGGCTACCATATGCTGTCCTTCAGAGTGGGTTCTGTGGTATTCTTCTGATTATCTTGTCTGCAGTCATCTGTTGCTACACTGGCAAAATTCTGATCTCCTGCTTGTATGAAGAAAATAAAGATGGACATCGTATAAGAGTGAGGAATTCATATCAGGATATCGCCAAGGCCTGTTGCCAAAACATGTTTACCATAGCAGCAGGCACTTTAGTGAGTGTTACTCAGCTGTTTGAGCTAATAATGACCTGTATACTATATCTGTTAGTGAGTGGGAATTTATTGTCAAATACTTTTCCATCTCTCCCATTGAGCGAGAAATCCTGGTCAACCATTGTCTTTGTTTTATTGCTTCCATGTGTGTTAATCAAAAATCTCAAAATTGTTTCCAAATTTAGTCTCCTATGTTCCTTAACTCACTTTGCTATAATTCTTATTATAATAACATATTGCTTAACACAGATTCAAACGTGGTCCTTGGACCAGTTCAAAATTCCTATTCATTTTGAAAACTTTTCAGTATCAGTAGGCGTAATAATCTTTAGTTATACTTCACAGATATTTCTTCCAAGCATTGAAGGGAACATGATAAACAAGACAGATTTTGACTCTATGTTAACCTGGACTCATGTGCTTGCGTGCATACTAAAGACGCTATTCTCATTAGCTGCATTTCTAACATGGGGTGGGTACACAAAGGAAGTAATATGTGACAATTTGCCAACTTATTTAGAGATTTTAGTAAATTTGTGCCTTTTAACTAAGGCTCTCCTTTCCTACCCATTGCCTTTTTATGCTGCTTTGGAAACGATTTACACCAGTATATTTAATGTATCTTGTTTAGAAAAGAAGTCAGCGCTATTTGACATGTTATTAAGAACTGTTTTGCTTGTGTTGACATTTATATTAGCCATATATATTCCTCACTTTGTTCTACTCATGGGGCTAACAGGAAGTGTGACTGGGTCTGTCATGGCGCTAATTTTGCCTGCATTATTCCACTTGAAGTTAAAACAGGACAAATTAACTGTGTTTCAAAAATCTGTTGATATCATCATAATCTTTTTTGGTTTCATCTGTGGCATCATGGGAATTGTGTGCTTCATAAAAAGACTGTTTAAAGTATTTCAGAGAAATTAA